The following coding sequences lie in one Pseudomonas svalbardensis genomic window:
- a CDS encoding PaaI family thioesterase — protein MAENPVFERATRFLSALRHCQVLGLRVHSASADGLTVILPYSPQIVGNPQTGVIHGGALTSLMDTACGMSTLCVLPEFEVCPTLDLRIDYMHAAEPHKDVYGFAQCYRVTTDVIFARGFAYQDDPEQPIAHVVGTFMRMGKAIKGTKGFGGVIAGGAK, from the coding sequence CCCGTTTTTGAGCGCGCTACACGATTTTTATCGGCGCTGCGACATTGTCAGGTACTTGGGCTGCGGGTTCACAGCGCCAGCGCTGATGGGCTAACGGTCATCCTGCCGTATAGTCCTCAAATTGTTGGCAACCCGCAAACCGGCGTGATTCACGGCGGGGCGCTGACCTCGCTGATGGACACGGCCTGCGGCATGTCCACCCTCTGCGTGCTGCCCGAATTCGAAGTTTGTCCGACCCTCGACCTGCGCATCGACTACATGCACGCCGCCGAGCCGCATAAAGATGTCTACGGTTTTGCCCAGTGCTACCGGGTGACCACGGATGTGATCTTTGCTCGCGGTTTCGCCTACCAGGACGACCCCGAGCAGCCCATCGCCCATGTGGTGGGTACCTTCATGCGCATGGGCAAAGCCATCAAGGGCACCAAAGGCTTTGGCGGCGTCATCGCCGGAGGTGCGAAATGA